The following proteins are co-located in the Psilocybe cubensis strain MGC-MH-2018 chromosome 5, whole genome shotgun sequence genome:
- a CDS encoding Vacuolar calcium ion transporter, with amino-acid sequence MQSLKAILCASWLNVLLIFIPVSWALHFALPHSFANRDTIIFVFSFLAIIPLAKSRLIVKLLGFATEELSLRVGQTLAGLLNATLGNAVELIVAIIALVQCELRVVQASLVGSILSNLLLVLGMCFFAGGMKYSEQGFGISAVQLNSSLLTISVIAVLLPAAFHFAADPALSDDQEKHDILAVSHGVAVILLIIYGAYLSFQLYSHTALYQDKGKHTIVSTGYDSPKFRMQGLKNFRHRHDDVHSTDIESTAQRLGGPASVESSTTLHNGGPHIQQFGLASPNGNNLNVAAVEKAQENVEEEEEKPSLSIVVTVGLLITVTILVAVTAEWLVDSIDGMTSNGKISKEFVGMILLPIVGNAAGWILGKPMTLLFDPYESVTMFLAVLTVNYVVQDGKSNWLEGFLLMGLYFILAVTFWFYPGSDPFGLLDKC; translated from the exons TTTCGTTTTTGGCCATTATACCCTTAGCAAAA AGTCGACttattgtcaagttgttGGGATTTGCTACTGAAGAACTTTCGCTAAGAGTTGGGCAGACGTTAGCTGGACTTCTCAACGCAACATTG GGCAATGC CGTAGAACTTATCGTCGCT ATCATTGCCTTGGTTCAATGTGAACTTCGTGTGGTTCAGGCGTCGT TGGTGGGATCCATCCTTAGTAATCTGC TTCTTGTTCTCGGGATGTGCTTCTTTGCCGGCGGCATGAAGTACTCTGAACAAGGTTTCGGAATAA GCGCCGTCCAATTAAATTCATCCCTATTGACAATTAGTGTCATTGCTGTCCTTCTCCCTGCCGCTTTCCACTTTGCTGCGGACCCAGCGCTCTCAGATGACCAAGAAAAACATGATATCTTGGCAGTTAGTCATGGC GTCGCCGTTATACTTCTGATAA TCTACGGTGCATATCTTAGTTTCCAGCTATACTCCCATACTGCACTGTATCAAGACAAAGGGAAACACACCATTGTCAGCACTGGTTATGACTCGCCTAAGTTCAGGATGCAAGGCTTAAAAAATTTCCGCCACCGTCACGATGACGTACATAGTACTGATATCGAATCGACTGCACAAAGACTTGGTGGCCCAGCATCTGTAGAGAGTAGTACAACTTTACACAATGGAGGACCGCACATACAACAATTCGGTCTTGCAAGTCCTAATGGTAACAACTTGAATGTCGCTGCTGTAGAAAAGGCCCAGGAAAATgtagaggaggaagaggaaaagcCTTCTCTAAGCATCGTCGTCACTGTCGGCCTGTTAATAACCGTCACTATT TTGGTCGCGGTTACTGCTGAATGGTTGGTTGATTCTATAGACGGCATGACGAGCAACGGAAAAATCTCCAAAGAATTCGTCGGTATGATTCTGCTGCCCATTGTAGGCAACGCAGCAG GGTGGATCCTTGGGAAACCAATGACCTTGCTGTTCGATCCTTACGAATCTGTGACCATGTTTCTGGCAG TTCTTACAGTGAACTACGTTGTTCAAGATGGCAAATCAAATTGGCTAGAGGGCTTTCTTCTTATGG GTCTGTACTTTATCTTGGCAGTTACCTTTTGGTTCTATCCTG GCTCCGATCCTTTTGGGCTCCTTGATAAATGCTGA
- a CDS encoding Peroxisomal hydratase-dehydrogenase-epimerase — translation MSASFKGHTVVVTGAGGGLGKAYSLLFASRGANVVVNDFNAAAAQKVVDEIVAVTDLGSLAGGKAVANTSSVSDGAAIIKSAVDAFGTVTILINNAGILRDKGFKNMSDKEWDQITEVHLKGAFACTKAAWPLFRKQKFGRVINTASAAGLYGNFGQANYSAAKMALVAFTKTLAREGAKYNIKSTVIAPMAASAMTETIMPPEMLANLSPDYVAPFVAAISHPDGPDASGKIFEVGAGFIAEVRWERSNGAIFKTDDSFTPSAVKAKWDEGKLEAAKKLPPNVQASPAVRFDGQTVIITGAGAGLGRAYALMYAKLGANVVVNDVNANAAGAVVDEIVKAGGKAAAAVCSVEDAEKIVQVALEKFGSVHVLIANAGILRDKSFQAMTEQEWDIVLAVHLRSVLKYSTAKAGITGLTRTLAIEGKKYNILANAIAPSAGTAMTSTIWPQDMVDAFKVDGDLLIDNESTTGDLFEILGGWAAQTRWQRSGGYGFPTNKPYTIEDVFAKWSNITNFDDGRATNPSSTQEAIQQLVENFGNKGDAVKAKL, via the exons ATGTCTGCTTCTTTCAAAGGCCATACAGTCGTTGTTACCGGTGCTGGCGGAGGACTTGGAAAGGC GTACTCACTCCTTTTTGCTTCTCGAGGCGCCAATGTCGTCGTGAACGATTTCAACGCTGCCGCTGCGCAGAAGGTTGTCGATGAGATTGTCGCCG TCACTGATCTCGGGTCTTTAGCTGGAGGCAAGGCCGTTGCCAACACTTCGTCTGTGTCAGATGGAGCCGCCATTATCAAGAGCGCCGTAGACGCGTTCGGAACCGTCACTATTCTCATTAACAACGCCGGTATCCTGAGAGACAAGGG ATTCAAGAACATGTCTGACAAGGAATGGGATCAGATTACCGAGGTCCACCTGAAGGGTGCTTTCGCGTGCACTAAAGCTGCCTGGCCCCTCTTCCGCAAGCAAAAGTTTGGCCGTGTCATCAACACCGCTAGCGCTGCTGGTTTGTACG GCAATTTCGGCCAGGCGAACTATAGCGCGGCCAAGATGGCGCTGGTTGCATTCACCAAAACGCTCGCTCGTGAAGGTGCTAAATATAACATCAAATCTACTGTCATTGCTCCT ATGGCCGCTTCAGCCATGACCGAAACCATCATGCCTCCTGAAATGTTGGCTAATCTTAGC CCTGATTATGTTGCACCTTTCGTTGCTGCTATTTCCCACCCTGACGGACCCGATGCTTCCGGCAAAATATTCGAGGTCGGGGCTGGCTTCATTGCTGAAGTGCGATGGGAGAGGAGCAACGGTGCTATCTTCAAGACTGATGATAGCTTTACTCCTTCAGCT GTGAAAGCCAAATGGGACGAA GGTAAACTAGAGGCCGCGAAGAAACTCCCTCCTAACGTTCAGGCATCTCCTGCCGTTCGTTTCGATGGACAGACTGTCATCATCactggagctggagctggtCTGGGACGTGCATATGCTCTGATGTATGCCAAGCTTGGTGCCAACGTTGTTGTCAACGATGTCAACGCCAACGCAGCTGGCGCTGTCGTTGATGAAATTGTCAAGG CCGGTGGAAAGGCCGCTGCCGCCGTGTGCTCTGTTGAAGATGCCGAGAAGATTGTGCAGGTCGCCTTGGAGAAGTTTGGATCTGTCCATGTTCTCATTGCCAACGCCGGTATTTTGCGCGACAAGTCTTTCCAAGCTATGACTGAGCAAGAGTGGGACATCGTTCTTGCCGTCCATCTTCGGTCCGTGCTTAAA TATTCAACTGCAAAAGCCGGAATCACTGGTCTTACCCGCACTCTGGCAATTGAGGGCAAGAAGTATAACATTCTGGCCAACGCAATTGCTCCCTCTGCTGGTACTGCCATGACCAGCACTATCTG GCCCCAAGATATGGTTGATGCTTTCAAG GTTGACGGCGACCTGCTCATAGACAATGAATCAACAACCGGAGACTTGTTTGAAATCCTTGGTGGATGGGCAGCTCAGACACGTTGGCAGAGATCTGGTGGATATGGTTTCCCTACAAACAAGCCATATACCATCGAAGATGTCTTCGCGAAGTGGAGTAATATCACCAACTTCG ATGATGGTCGCGCAACTAATCCATCATCTACACAAGAAGCTATTCAACAG CTTGTGGAGAACTTTGGGAACAAGGGCGACGCTGTCAAGGCGAAACTGTAA
- a CDS encoding G2/mitotic-specific cyclin cdc13 — translation MATNNVRLPQRRTLAQRAKADENAMSRHVRQASAGGTQGPFRFTAGKSEALRSTATRQALSEVTTAAVNRKDAISKSGLGKEKEETGLKRGRSNSTTLAQRVPLGPGRGQVAPPVTNAVNARTLPVRTRVPAPPKRSSKVLTEQILEEEIEVREDLHSEMEVEEDIAHDYDEEELLVNEQEVEAMIGIDSEAEPDEEEDDKSLQPVEAKPPRVWPDVETERALRYQKEVQVIRSRFEDEIDVYDTTMVSEYSEEIFEYMCELEDEVMPNPNYMDGQNEISWGMRQTLVDWLLQVHLRYHMLPETLWIAVNIVDRFLTKRVVSLLKLQLVGVTAMFIAAKYEEILAPSVEEFVFMTENGYTKEEILKGERIMLQTLEFRISHYCSPYSWMRKISKADDYDIQTRTLSKFLTEVTLLDYRFLRVKPNLVAAVGMYCARKMLGGDWNEAFVFFSGYTEEQLIPGHNLLVEKLTEDNFNKQYVCKKYANKKFLKASVFAINWAKNHVETTNAAVPESMILTQ, via the exons ATGGCCACGAATAATGTCCGC CTGCCACAGCGACGCACTTTGGCTCAGCGTGCGAAAGCCGACGAGAACGCGATGAGCAGACATGTTCGACAAGCCTCCGCCGGAGGAACTCAAGGTCCATTCCGGTTCACTGCTGGGAAGAGTGAAGCCCTTAGGAGCACGGCTACGCGTCAAGCGCTGAGCGAGGTGACCACCGCAGCCGTAAACCGAAAG GATGCCATATCAAAATCAGGGTtagggaaagaaaaggaagaaaccGGTCTAAAGCGCGGTCGGTCTAACTCGACTACTCTGGCACAGCGAGTGCCACTGGGTCCTGGACGAGGTCAAGTTGCTCCTCCCGTTACAAACGCTGTTAATGCGCGCACCCTCCCTGTTCGAACACGCGTGCCAGCACCTCCTAAACGCTCTTCCAAAGTACTCACCGAGCAGattttggaggaggaaataGAGGTGCGGGAAGATCTCCATAGCGAAATGGAGGTCGAAGAAGATATTGCACACGActatgacgaagaagaattaTTGGTGAACGAACAGGAAGTGGAGGCCATGATCGGTATCGACAGCGAGGCTGAGccggatgaagaggaagatgataaGTCCCTACAGCCTGTAGAAGCTAAACCTCCGCGAGTTTGGCCCGATGTGGAGACTGAGCGAGCCCTACGGTACCAAAAGGAAGTGCAGGTCATTCGCTCTCGATTCGAGGATGAGATCGATGTGTACGACACAACGATGGTCTCTGAATATTCTGAAGAGATTTTCGAATATATGTGCGAACTTGAA GACGAAGTTATGCCGAATCCAAATTATATGGACGGGCAAAATGAAATATCATGGGGCATGCGCCAGACTTTAGTCGATTGGCTTTTGCAGGTTCACCTGCGCTATCATATGCTTCCGGAAACCTTGTGGATAGCAGTGAACATCGTTGATCGATTCCTCACTAAACGAGTTGTTTCATTGTTGAAGCTGCAGTTGGTTGGCGTTACAGCTATGTTCATCGCCGCCAAATACGAGGAGATCCTTGCCCCTTCCGTGGAGGAATTTGTGTTCATGACGGAGAATGGTTATACCAAAGAGGAGATTCTAAAGGGCGAACGGATTATGCTGCAGACTCTAGAATTCCGTATATCACACTACTGTTCTCCGTACAgttggatgaggaagatCAGCAAAGCCGACGACTATGATATTCAAACAAGGACACTCAGCAAGTTCCTGACAGAAGTAACACTGCTCGACTACCGATTCCTCCGGGTGAAACCCAATCTTGTCGCTGCAGTTGGCATGTATTGTGCACGGAAGATGTTAGGTGGTGATTGG AACGAAGCATTTGTGTTCTTTTCTGGATACACGGAAGAACAACTCATTCCAGGACACAACCTTCTCGTCGAGAAGTTAACAGAAGACAACTTCAACAAGCAATATGTGTGCAAAAAGTATGCAAATAAGAAGTTCCTCAAGGCATCCGTGTTCGCTATCAACTGGGCTAAAAACCATGTCGAGACAACAAACGCGGCCGTCCCAGAATCCATGATTCTAACTCAATAA